CTGTCACAAGGCTCACCCCTTCTTGCCGTCAGCCACTTTCCTCTAGTCTCCTCACTCAAGATTATCGACCTCAACGTTACAATCAAGCCTTTTCCTTGGTAACAAAGGAAGAGGAAGAGCGGTGGCACACAGCCTTCAGAGCGAGAGCTTGTGAATGCAGCCCATTCAAAGATGTGTCTTTCTCATACCATCTGGTCTGGCTTCTCTGCTGCAAAGACACAAAGGATAAAATGCATTTCCTAGACAAAGTGATGAGATTCCTGTGCGTTTCCTGTCGCCTTTTACAGCAGCCCTGCCTCCACATAATGGTGCCGATGACTTCTCTCCTGCTCAGTTTGTAAACAGATCTCAGCTCATGTGATTCGCTGTCTGGATCACAGCTCTCCTTTCACCCGCCCCCTCCTCGCTCTCCCCCGCTTCCTTTCTATTCTGTGCACCCTCTCTTCATCCTTCTTCTCTCCAGCTGAAAGCTATTAAGAGGTAACAGTGACCAGGCGAGCAGACAGGCAGGCCGAGTCAGACTCTCCCTGATGAGTCTGTGAAAGACAAGGCTGGGAGGGGAATGAGGGCTGAATCACTTTACTTGACTGGTAGTCACGAAAACAGCAAGAGACTACAGAGGGAAAACAGTGAGAGTGTGAAgcaagagaaaaaaagtcaaatagaatagaatagaatctaAGGAGGATACTCTTAGAGCAACCCTACCATAAagccaaacaattaaaatatagcATGTGGCAGAAGCAGTGACGCCAGTCATTTTgtcactgcaaaaataaataaacaaaacacagcTAATTACACGGTTTTAGTTAACAGGTTTACTGTGTTTTTAATTCATGTTCAGAGAGGAAATATACTGCTGATTCATGTTGCGCATTATCAGTGTGTTATGTAAAAGGTGCTTTTGCTAAAACCCCCTGCAGATGTCAAAATAAGCTCAACTGAtaacatttgtggcataatgttgactGACAGAAATGTTTGGCCTTGttgtctttaataaaaaaaaataaaaaacaccttttttcaCAATTAAAGTGAGACGgggctttaaaataaatgtggagCTTATAACTTTATGAAACTACTATTTATTAGAATTTGAATAAACTCAATTCTTCTTAGAAATTCATTGGTTTTGAGTATTATTTGTGCATAAAGGTGTTCAAATtatttaaccctaaccctaatgcCAATGAAGTTGCCAGATTGTATATAACTTTACACAGAAAAGCAATAAGCAATTTTCaaaaaagaaatcagttaaatttgCTTCCAATGCACTGGAAGTAAACCCAGCAACTGTAAACCACCAAATATTTCTCAGCTTCAGATAACTGAGCCCAGATATAATCAGATATCTTGAAAGGATTCACTTCATCTAATTAACAACCCCTCTGAACATGGAGCAGGATTTTCCCTGTACACCAAATCTATTACCATGTGATCACCGCTAATGGCTTCGGTTAAAttgacaattttatttaaacaatacttctttaatttctttaattgtaGACAGCATTACAAATTGTGTGCTTGCATCTGTTTGGAGACGCAATGGTTTCATATGTGATGCTAATGCAGTTTTGTAGCTCATTCTGCATAAAAACATTTGCTAAAtctcttaaatgtaaaaaaaaaaaaattagatgtcAGTAGTAGAACGTCATTTAAACAATTCTTCCCAGCTTTATGGAAAAGCATATTTTTCAGTGTGTTGTATTATACCAAATATGTTCTAGAAagcattattattaattcattagaGACTAATTAGTCAGATACACTTTATTGCTTTGCAAAGTATAACAAGAGGTCATCTCAACCCGAGAGTACATCATGTCTCTTAAAAGAGATGCTAAATAATTCATTGTGTGTtatcaaaatattacaatttgagCTGCCAATCACCTAtctacaaagaaagaaagaaagaaaccgaACAATCTGAATTACAGGCTTCGgtgataaatataaacataacccTCAAGCATGTTTACCATGAAGaaggaacaacaacaacaaacaataaaaacaataataaaaaaaataatgaaaaatgtatgaataattaagaatatatcaaatgttttccATTTGTCTAACAGTTGTTCTCCTTTGTATACATGTCCCATTTGTTTAAGCGGCTGTAGATGGGAGTGTCATCAGTCTCTCTGTACATGTAAACCCCTGTGATGCGGTTCCACTCCATTCTGGGAATGACACTCCTGATTCCCTCACAGTCTTCTAGAAGCTTCTCTTTATCTTCCAAGGCCACAAAGCCAAAGAAGTTCTTGACACATTCAGCAGCAAGGTATTTAGCATGTACTTCAGCTGTACGCTGGAAAAGAGCTTGTTCGGTGGAACGATATTGGGACCAGTACACCTCCTGCTGATAGCCAAGGGTAGAGCAGCAGTGTTTCAGACAGAGGAGCAGAAAGACAGCGAGGGAGACGATTCCCACCAGTATCCAGCCTAACAACTAGATAAAGAAAATCTGAATCAGAATTAGCTTAATTCGCCAaggaatttgttgtgttttttaggAGCTCTTGGTACAAACGTAAATATATACTCCCATATTATGACATTGACAacagaaataacatttaaattataataataatagtgataatgTTGTGCACATATGAAAATAAGATTTATGTACAGAATTgtgcattatttacattatttactataaaagaagaaaaaaatgaggttATACATTTCATAAATTTGAGTAAATGCCCAATGAAATTAGAAgtgtatatttaattaaagacTATCACAAAACTATATTAAATTGATAAATACCTGGGATTCATACTTTAGCTGGCGTTCAATCACTCTTGAGTAGTTCATAAATGGAGCGGGTACATCCTTACACGGAAATCGGGCCATTATCTCTGGAGTCTTTGTAGTAGAAGGAAAATAATCCAAAGAAGAGGGATCTATAAACTCACTGAAAGCACAGACATATGCCTCCCCTCTCAGGAGGGAAATAACTGACCAATTGATGGGGGCAACAACCGCTCTGCCCAAAATGGAACCCAACAGAGCAAAAGCAGCAGACAATGATAATTTCCGACATTTTCTGGTGCGGCACTCTGACACAaagtcccaagtattttgatTCAGCATCACACCGATGACAAAGAAAGCCAGAGCTGGTGCACCAATGGCTACCAGGCCATACAGGTAATTCTTCTTTGGTGAACACGGACAGTgaaatgcaaaaatattgtatgctGTCTGACTGGCTACTGTCCCTAAACCTATCAGGCCATTGAAGATCATGACATTCTTACTCTTGAAGAAGAGCGCAACGAATTTTAAGTTTTCTGAGATTATTGCAACCATCTTGGTTTTCTCAGTGTGAATTAATGCAGGTTAAACAAAGTCTTTCTGAGAGTCTCTGTAAAGTAAACCTAAAACACTAACAAAGACAGAAGATTGAAGAGTCCTCTTTTTTTATCTGACACCATCATACAGAAAAGCAGAAACAGACTCTAAAAACTAGAGAAACGTAGGCAcgctgaaaaaaaaatttcattcacctgtaaaaaaaaaaaaaaaaaaagaattagggTAACGATTAACAtcaatattttttaacttgagccaatgaaaaataaataactttcccTTAGTGATGAAAAAATGTGTACAAATCTGAATATTATGAGATATACATTAAAATTTCATGCAGAAAAGTTCCTTGAACAAAGACCCTCTGGGCAAGTATCAGCATGACACTGAGGCCAGATTAGAACCTAAAAACTATTTAGAAACAGAAAGACTTACATTCCATTGCAATGAGGTTCAAAAGGTCTGGATGAACAACCATAAAGTTTTACAAATATGTACGAACAAATGCAGACTGCAAAAGAAGTCCTTAAAACAAAATAGTTTTCTGTAGGAACCTCATGTTGTGTTGAAGTAGTGAGGTCTTTCCTTCGCTCTGTCCCTTGTGTGCATGCAGCACTGAATCATCAGCAGGATCTATATCTGGTTCCAGCCCCAGTGGAAAGTATGAGCATTTAACTAAAACCCCCACCTccaaaattttatataattttaacttTTTCTCATATGATCGAAtagatattcatttttaaatgcaggattgcacaattataaaaatgggcaaaaataatttaaaatacaattttaatagcACACTAAGTGTCTGTTTTGACATAAAATGAACCATTAACTTGTTACACACATAAATCTGTTGTCCCCATCTAGGTACTTGAacttgaaatatttaaagttagtttaatatttGTTAGTTGTAGAACTTGCACGTAGAAACCGAAATACAAACCAAAGGTAACAATGATATGTTGACCTGTCAAGAGCAAAGCAAACTGAGTATCAAGCGTTTTGTTGCTCTCAGATCCCTCCAGGTGTTGAAAACCCTCACCGCtggtgtcttgttttttttttgttttttttttttttgtccattctgGTCTatttaattttctcataatttcttCTTATCTCTTTTAGGACGGTTGACTGTGTGAACTGGTAACGGCAAAATTGTTGTATAAACGCTCCAAATTTATCGTCTATCACGCTCTAATTTTCCAGCTATAAATGCGTGTACAAACTgacagggaaaaaaataaaataaatcccatCAAAAGCATTCTGATGGATAATCTAAATCTGAACTGCAGCTGATTACAAATAGTGCTGTCACAAAGATCAGTGTGATATTTTTGGACAGTTATTCAGTGATATCTTTTAGGAagcattattattttctgtatactgttctgaaaaaaatacagcatttgtcaacacctaaagggatagttcacccaaaattgaaaagttgatgtttatctgcttacccccagggcagccaagatgtaggtgactttgtttcttcagtagaacacaaactgagatttttaactgaaaccgttgcagtctgtcagtcttatattTTATGTGGATGGGAGTCATGgctaaaacatataataatattaataataaaaaaaaaagcatacacaaacaaaaccaaattaaaccctggaGCTTGTGATggtacattgatgtgtaaaggcacaaaacgatcggtctgtgcaagaagcTGAACAGTacttatatagttttttacctctaattcacacaatatttattaatttttttttttttcagggggtTTGTGACTACAAACTTTTAGCTTCACACATGGCCAGATTATCCAATGGGCATTTTGGGCAAGGGCTCAGGggccctttttttttcttttttacattatttacattattattataatcatttaaaTGACTACTGCCCAATAGCACTGACTCCAATCATGATGAAGTGCTTCGAGAAGTTAATCATGCACTACATCAAAACCAGCCTCCCCTACACACTTGATCCACTCCATTTTGCATAACGTCCAAACCACTCTACAAATTATGCAATTTCCTCAACCCTCCACCTGGCTCTTACCCACCCAGAAAATAAAGACTcctatgtcagaatgctgttcattgacttaagctcagcattcaacacaataataCCACAACAGCTCATTAATAAACTAAATCTGCTGGGCCTTAACAATTCCCTCTGTAAttggatcctggactttctaactggaagacctcagtcagTGCATGTAAGGCACAACACCTCGAGAACTACCACACTGAGGACAGGTGCCCCACAAGGCTGTGAGCTCAGCCCGCTGCTCTTCATGcagctgacccatgactgcactgccaaattcagctccaaccacatcatcaagtttgctgatgacacaacggtggtaggtctcatcagcaacagcgATGAACACACTACAGAGAAGAAGTGGCACAACTGGCTGAATGGTGTGCCACTAACAACCTGTCcctcaatgtggagaagacaaaggaggttgttatggactttaggagaaaccacCCCCCACTGACCATTGACAGCTTGACTGTAGAGAGAGTCAGCAGCACTAAATTCCTGGGGGTGCACATCACAGGCGATCTCACCTCGACCACCAAGACCATGTCACACTGCAAGAAGACACAACAGCGGCTACAGTTTCTCCACCGGCTGAAAAGAGCAAGTAtccctccacccatcctcaccacattctaCAGAGGAACCATAGAGAGCAGCAGCATCactgtctggtatgggaactgtagTGCAGCAGACCGCAAGACCCTCCAGCGGACAGTGAACACAGCTGCAAAGATCATCAGTGCACCTCTCTCCTCCATCCTGGACATTTTCCTCACACAATGCTCCAGCAAAGCCAACAGTATTGTGGAGGACCCCACCCATCCCTCCCACAATCTCTTCCAGCTCCTACCATCAGGAAGATGGTACCAGAGCATCAGAGCCCACTCCGCCAGACTGCTCAACAGCTTTTTCCCCCAGGCTGTGAGAGTCCTGAACTCAAATCACACTGCCCTCCTCTGAAACACCACACAAACCCCCTACCTCCTGAAACATGGACCATCTCAGCtcctccaccccccccccccccccaaacacccCCCAACCTTACAACAACAGGAAAAACTGTCTGAAACAGcttttttgtttaattcaaaTCTATTTTGCGCAATTCTCCTCTATGCGCACTAGACACTTTTCACACAAACTGATGTACGTACATAATCCCCAAAAAGACTCAGTAATATGtgtttacatgctcatgcactacaaatcatcttgcactgttcCCCAGTCAGCTGCTTGACTTACGATCTTTttctttgcacatgtacagtattatgtgaagcatttatagtgttattttttttctattaaagtttttatataggtaaatatttatatatagaatattcatattcaaaatctgtcagtataTAGGTTAGTTTTGAATAGTTATATACTGTTTTATTTCATTGtcatatgtctgtatttatgtagcaccgtggtcaTGTTAGGCATGacatttcgttccactgtatgtgtaaatgacaataaagctcaacttgacttAACTTGACTTGACTGAGCTATGTGCTTCCAAAATTGATGTTCAAAAGAGATAACATTTAGTAGGAGctttaaacatttgtttattttttctcagaagaattatcagatttttttaaagaagaactATTTTgcattagaaataaaaaaataattctaagccttttttactttattaacataacaataattttttatgtaacaattattatttttaaaattattttctttatggtCTGTGTGGCACACATTTCTTGGGTGTTTCTTGATGCCAAAGACCTTAGTTTTGGGTGTGTAGAATTGTTCATGAATTAGACACTAATTTGTCAGACTCATGGGATAAAATGTCCATTTCTTTGTCAGCTGCTTAACAGTCATGTTTATTTGTATACATATTCCATTTGTTTAAGTGGCTGTACGTAGATGGGAGTGTCATCATTCTCTCTGTACATGTAAACCCTGTGACGCGGTTCCACTCCATTCTGGGAATGATGCTCTTGATTTTCTTGTAGTGTGCTAAAAGCCAAAGAAACTCTTGAAATTTTCAGCTGCATAGAATTTAGCATGTACTTCACCTGTAAGCTGGAAAAGAGCTTGTTTGCTGAAGCAGTACTGGGACCAGTACACCTCCTGATGATATCCAAGAGAAGAGAAGCTATTTTTCAGAGAGAGGAGCACAAAAATGGAGAGAGAGATGATTCCTATAAGCAACCACCCCGAAAGCtagatgaaggaaaaaaaaaaaagtttgtgcatCAGAAGTGTTCAAACAATTAAggaatttaacaacattataaaaaGTGACAAGTACCTGGGATTCGTACTTTAACTGGCCTTCAACCTCTCCTGAGTAGTTCATATATGAAGCAGGTACATCTTTACATGGAAACCGGGCCAGGTGTAGTTGAAAAGAAGCCATCCAAAGATGAGGGGTTCATGAACTCACTGGAATCACAGACATATACGCCTCCCCACTCAGTAGGGAATTTACAGTAACAGGAGCAACAACTGCTAATTTCCTGCATCTTCTGGTCCGTCACTGACACAGTGTCCAAGGTATTTTGATTCAGCATCACCCTGACGACAAAGAAAGCCAGGGCTAGTACACCAATGGCAGTCAGTCCGTACAGACACGAACAGTGAAAAGCTAAGATGTAATATGCTGTCTGACCAACCACTGTTCCTAAACCAATGAGGCCACTGAAGACCATGACATCCTTACTCTTGAAGTAACCTGCATTAAATTAGATGTATTCTGCGAGGAAACCAGACATCTTATTTTGATATAGGCGTGTTTCTCTGTCTCAGTTTCTATTCGCTGATGAGTTTTACTGTCTCTGGAAATTTAACCTTAAACCTCACAAGGACAGA
Above is a genomic segment from Carassius carassius chromosome 30, fCarCar2.1, whole genome shotgun sequence containing:
- the LOC132111149 gene encoding calcium homeostasis modulator protein 2-like, with product MVAIISENLKFVALFFKSKNVMIFNGLIGLGTVASQTAYNIFAFHCPCSPKKNYLYGLVAIGAPALAFFVIGVMLNQNTWDFVSECRTRKCRKLSLSAAFALLGSILGRAVVAPINWSVISLLRGEAYVCAFSEFIDPSSLDYFPSTTKTPEIMARFPCKDVPAPFMNYSRVIERQLKYESQLLGWILVGIVSLAVFLLLCLKHCCSTLGYQQEVYWSQYRSTEQALFQRTAEVHAKYLAAECVKNFFGFVALEDKEKLLEDCEGIRSVIPRMEWNRITGVYMYRETDDTPIYSRLNKWDMYTKENNC